One Salmo trutta chromosome 12, fSalTru1.1, whole genome shotgun sequence genomic region harbors:
- the LOC115204763 gene encoding uncharacterized protein LOC115204763 — protein MMLGARQKIKEESDKVSVVGSGVPGREGRAATAVDELESHMAGVKLSVSKMAELAGFPSLRSRADVTATGISTSPGAEMAGPAYVNRDGGGLLPLATVAAKLPKFNGQGKWEVFFTQFELLAAAGRWSDETKALQLALSLAEEASECLLTLAPDERGDYGALVEALGGRFGSDAQPNMLRIELSNKKRLQGESLKALASGILSLTRRAYATMPIGVQDELARDSFIRALSSTELGKHVQIADPPSLRAAVEIARKRELIWGEGVRVEVASQPEVRAAVAGVPGVMKPEWADELCGLVKTASLVMERGSRQRRSGAARTHPPAPKPTVSKRGTQQRRQEGGDLLPQGVAAAVFPSPVVVVGRTTVGDFCNVIVKVEGVECLALVDTGSTVTLVRPDILPVGVRVEPTLVQLRTVTGELAPMLGKCQLSVTVGGRTVGCPAWVAAVQDPCILGMDFLKNCGAQLDLASGTLRLSGGPTVGMSTSGGPAGGRAVPPSSSKLAETPPVIPAAPLVVVPFQQLSPAATAFTPHHGASTGSSVAQNTLAPSPHQPDGGKEEAIDAVEAVWLKNCQGLDEGQQRQLKQLLLDFKDSFAWGEDEVGQTHLVQHEIDTGDARPIKIRPRRIPLARREAADTAIVDMLRADFIEPSDSPWSAPVVMVPKKGGKLRFCVDYRGLNSITTKDSYPLPRIDESLDHVRGSSWFSSLDLRSGYWQVPLSPGAREKTAFSTDRGHWQFKVLCFGLCNAPATFERLMDRVLAGVPRDECVVYLDDILVHGTSFEGALGAIRRVLERISGAGLKLHPGKCHFMQREVAFLGHQLGGEGISTMPDKVEAVRGWPVPGGKKEVKSFLGLASYYRRFVKGFAGVAAPLNHLLKEDTVFQWTEEHQRAFEALKRALMEAPVLASPDPNRPFILDTDASNEGLGAVLAQRGPDGEHVVAYYSRTFDKAEKRYCVTRRELLAVVAAVRHFKYYLGGLPFVVRTDHSALQWLLSFKEPEGQIARWLEELQPYDFQVEHRAGLRHSNADALSRRPCAEHGCGYCAKRVERERELCREEGVTAPVSQLRVTECRELEAVDVGEWRRRQEEDAELRPVLRWVEERRRPPWGEVAPLSPVTKGLWAKFTVLRVAEGVLQRGWKKPATGEITWQVVVPKRLQGSVLQQLHGGVGAGHFGVSKTLKRVRKGFYWARHRRDVEDFCRQCDECAAKKGPPGQSHALLQQFPVGEPMERLGVDIVGPFPTTDSGNRWILTAMDYFTKWPEAYALPDQEAATVADALVGGIISRFGVPQSIHSDQGRNFESRVFSELCRRLGAEKTRTTPLHPQSDGLVERFNRTLAQQLAIVTSKHQRDWDTHLPFILMACRSAVQESTACSPALLMLGRELRTPAELTFGHPSDNDDGVLPGPNYVCRLQNRLEAAHTFAREQLENAGVRQKRHYDSRARGRHFGAGECVWLHNPTRKKGRCPKLDSAWVGPCLVIERVGEVTYRVEVPPRSRKVVVHRDRLAPYRGRKTVGNGSEVSDVSPREQSNEETLAQPEPGMGAASSEGAGNDIGADECSGGSPGRATGRPKRLMRPPGRFKDFVV, from the exons ATGATGCTTGGGGCGAGGCAGAAAATTAAGGAAGAGTCGGACAAAGTGTCCGTTGTGGGCTCGGGGGTACCCGGTCGGGAGGGTCGGGCGGCGACAGCGGTAGATGAGCTGGAGAGCCACATGGCGGGAGTTAAATTGTCAGTCAGCAAGATGGCAGAACTGGCgggttttccttcactccgctCGAGAGCAGACGTCACGGCGACGGGGATATCGACGTCACCGGGTGCGGAAATGGCGGGGCCTGCGTATGTAAACAGAGATGGCGGCGGCCTATTGCCATTAGCCACGGTAGCGGCTAAACTACCAAAGTTCAATGGACAAGGTAAATGGGAAGTTTTTTTCACTCAATTCGAGTTGTTGGCTGCAGCCGGGAGGTGGTCTGACGAGACGAAAGCGTTACAGCTTGCCCTGAGCCTGGCAGAGGAGGCGTCGGAATGCCTGTTAACGCTAGCCCCGGACGAGAGGGGCGACTACGGTGCGCTAGTGGAGGCATTGGGGGGCCGTTTCGGCAGCGACGCGCAGCCCAACATGCTGCGGATTGAACTGAGTAACAAAAAGAGACTTCAGGGGGAATCATTAAAGGCGTTGGCAAGTGGTATTCTGAGCCTGACCAGGCGGGCTTATGCAACTATGCCGATTGGGGTGCAAGACGAGCTGGCACGGGACAGTTTTATTAGAGCGCTCTCTTCCACCGAACTGGGTAAGCATGTTCAGATTGCGGACCCACCATCTCTGCGGGCTGCAGTGGAGATAGCCAGGAAGAGGGAGCTGATCTGGGGTGAGGGAGTGAGAGTGGAAGTCGCCAGTCAACCAGAGGTGAGAGCAGCGGTGGCTGGGGTGCCAGGGGTCATGAAACCAGAGTGGGCCGACGAGTTGTGCGGGCTAGTCAAGACTGCTTCGCTTGTCATGGAGAGGGGCTCCAGGCAGCGTCGCAGT GGGGCAGCGCGGACCCACCCCCCCGCCCCCAAACCCACTGTAAGCAAAAGAGGTACCCAGCAGCGCAGACAAGAGGGTGGGGACCTGCTCCCCCAGGGTGTAGCTGCCGCCGTGTTTCCTAGTCCGGTAGTTGTGGTGGGACGTACCACCGTTGGGGACTTCTGTAATGTCATCGTCAAGGTGGAGGGGGTGGAATGTTTGGCCCTGGTCGACACGGGCTCTACAGTAACCCTGGTGAGACCGGACATACTACCTGTTGGGGTGCGGGTGGAGCCGACCCTTGTCCAGCTACGGACTGTCACGGGGGAGCTAGCCCCCATGTTAGGGAAGTGTCAGCTATCTGTGACTGTGGGGGGGAGAACTGTGGGGTGTCCGGCATGGGTAGCAGCGGTGCAGGACCCCTGTATACTGGGAATGGACTTTTTGAAAAACTGTGGGGCTCAGTTGGACTTAGCGTCGGGCACTTTGAGGCTGTCGGGGGGGCCCACAGTGGGAATGTCGACTTCGGGAGGGCCAGCAGGGGGCAGGGCTGTCCCTCCGTCTTCCTCCAAGCTTGCAGAAACTCCACCGGTCATCCCGGCTGCTCCCTTGGTCGTTGTGCCATTCCAGCAGCTGTCTCCGGCGGCGACGGCCTTCACTCCCCATCATGGTGCAAGCACAGGCAGCTCAGTAGCCCAAAACACACTGGCTCCTTCACCCCATCAGCCCGATGGGGGGAAGGAGGAAGCTATAGACGCCGTTGAGGCTGTGTGGCTGAAGAACTGTCAGGGTCTGGATGAGGGACAACAGAGACAGTTAAAGCAGCTGCTGTTGGACTTTAAAGATAGCTTCGCTTGGGGGGAAGATGAGGTAGGACAAACGCACCTAGTTCAGCACGAAATAGACACTGGGGATGCCCGACCCATTAAAATTCGGCCCCGTCGTATTCCCCTTGCCAGGAGGGAAGCAGCAGACACAGCTATTGTTGACATGTTGCGGGCTGATTTCATTGAGCCATCAGATAGCCCATGGTCCGCGCCGGTCGTCATGGTGCCCAAGAAAGGGGGTAAACTTAGGTTTTGTGTTGACTACAGGGGCCTAAATTCTATCACCACTAAAGACTCTTATCCCCTACCGAGGATTGATGAGTCGCTAGACCACGTGAGAGGGTCCTCGTGGTTCTCCTCCCTTGATCTGcgcagtggctactggcaggtgcccctctcGCCAGGGGCACGTGAAAAAACGGCCTTCTCGACAGATAGGGGCCATTGGCAGTTCAAGGTGCTGTGCTTCGGGCTCTGTAATGCTCCTGCCACCTTTGAGAGGCTCATGGACAGAGTGCTGGCGGGGGTTCCGAGAgacgagtgtgttgtgtacctagaCGACATATTGGTGCACGGCACATCGTTTGAGGGGGCACTGGGGGCAATTAGGCGAGTGTTGGAGAGGATCTCGGGGGCAGGGCTAAAATTACATCCGGGAAAGTGCCATTTCATGCAAAGGGAGGTGGCGTTCCTGGGGCATCAGCTGGGTGGTGAGGGCATCAGCACGATGCCAGACAAAGTAGAGGCTGTGAGGGGGTGGCCAGTtccagggggaaaaaaagaggttAAGAGCTTCCTGGGGCTGGCATCCTACTATCGTAGGTTTGTGAAGGGGTTTGCGGGGGTAGCGGCTCCTTTGAACCACCTTCTCAAGGAGGACACTGTTTTTCAGTGGACCGAAGAGCACCAGCGGGCGTTTGAGGCCCTCAAACGTGCCCTGATGGAGGCTCCTGTCCTGGCCTCACCAGACCCGAACCGTCCGTTCATCCTGGACACCGACGCAAGCAATGAGGGTTTGGGGGCTGTACTGGCTCAGCGTGGTCCTGATGGGGAACACGTAGTAGCTTATTACAGCAGAACTTTTGATAAGGCAGAGAAACGCTACTGCGTGACAAGGAGAGAGCTTTTGGCTGTCGTGGCAGCAGTACGCCATTTCAAGTACTACCTGGGGGGCCTGCCGTTTGTGGTCCGGACGGATCACTCCGCCCTGCAGTGGCTTCTCTCCTTCAAGGAGCCAGAGGGTCAGATTGCCCGCTGGCTGGAGGAGCTGCAACCCTACGACTTCCAGGTGGAGCACAGAGCCGGCCTTCGCCACAGCAATGCAGACGCCTTGTCCCGCCGCCCGTGTGCTGAGCATGGCTGTGGGTACTGCGCCAAacgggtggagcgagagagagaactgtgCAGGGAGGAGGGAGTCACCGCCCCGGTGAGTCAGCTGAGGGTGACAGAGTGCCGGGAGCTTGAGGCTGTGGACGTTGGGGAGTGGAGGCGTCGCCAGGAGGAGGACGCAGAGCTGCGTCCTGTGCTGCGGTGGGTGGAAGAGCGAAGACGACCGCCGTGGGGGGAAGTAGCCCCTCTATCACCAGTCACCAAGGGGCTGTGGGCTAAATTCACAGTCCTTAGAGTGGCTGAGGGAGTGCTCCAGAGGGGGTGGAAAAAGCCAGCGACTGGAGAAATTACGTGGCAGGTAGTGGTGCCCAAAAGGCTGCAGGGGAGCGTGTTACAGCAGCTTCACGGGGGAGTTGGCGCAGGGCATTTTGGGGTCTCCAAAACGTTAAAGCGCGTGCGTAAAGGCTTCTATTGGGCCAGGCACAGGAGGGATGTTGAGGACTTTTGTAGGCAGTGCGACGAGTGTGCTGCTAAAAAAGGACCTCCAGGTCAGTCACACGCCCTCCTACAACAATTCCCAGTAGGGGAGCCCATGGAGAGACTGGGGGTAGACATAGTGGGGCCGTTTCCAACCACAGACAGCGGTAACAGGTGGATTCTAACCGCTATGGACTACTTCACCAAGTGGCCGGAGGCTTACGCTCTCCCAGACCAGGAGGCAGCGACAGTAGCTGATGCGTTGGTGGGGGGAATAATCAGTCGGTTTGGGGTGCCACAGTCTATTCACAGCGACCAGGGGAGAAACTTCGAGTCACGGGTGTTCTCAGAGTTGTGTAGACGGTTAGGCGCGGAGAAGACGCGCACTACGCCACTTCACCCCCAGAGTGATGGGCTGGTGGAAAGATTTAACAGAACGTTAGCACAGCAGCTGGCCATCGTTACCTCAAAACACCAGAGAGATTGGGACACCCACTTACCGTTTATTCTTATGGCATGTAGGTCGGCTGTTCAAGAATCGACTGCGTGCTCCCCAGCGCTACTAATGTTAGGTCGTGAGTTGCGCACCCCAGCCGAACTGACGTTTGGTCACCCTTCTGATAATGACGACGGGGTTTTGCCTGGCCCGAACTATGTGTGTCGTCTGCAGAACCGGTTAGAAGCGGCTCACACCTTCGCAAGAGAGCAACTCGAGAACGCAGGGGTCCGCCAAAAGCGCCACTACGACTCGCGCGCTAGGGGGAGGCACTTTGGAGCGGGAGAATGTGTGTGGCTTCACAACCCCACGCGCAAGAAGGGGCGGTGCCCAAAGCTGGACAGTGCATGGGTGGGGCCGTgtctggtgatagagagagtgggggaggtgaCGTACCGGGTGGAGGTCCCCCCACGGAGCAGGAAGGTGGTGGTCCACCGGGACCGATTGGCACCCTACAGAGGGAGGAAAACGGTAGGAAATGGGAGTGAGGTCTCTGATGTGAGCCCACGGGAACAGTCTAATGAGGAGACTCTAGCGCAACCTGAGCCTGGGATGGGGGCTGCTTCTTCAGAGGGCGCTGGAAATGACATTGGGGCAGATGAGTGTTCTGGGGGTTCACCGGGGAGAGCCACGGGGAGGCCCAAGAGACTGATGCGACCTCCGGGTCGTTTTAAGGATTTTGTTGTGTAA
- the LOC115203365 gene encoding E3 ubiquitin-protein ligase TRIM39 isoform X1, translating into MFSLKEETMGTEEEEKERESVSKKVMEVKEEEEDSEGLSDLKKNPKTKNLISELKNISKLNSDLEQKNSNLKHDVRELSKKNAALKQEATFEKELMDIRNADMNKIIATLISDPQQQREAEYVRRNLKNMTMDYVDVTLDPDTAHPKLILSEDGRQVRCGDTKQDLPDNPERFDTVPCILGKEGFSSGRFYYEVQVKEKTGWILGVVRESINRKGEITVSPENGNWTVLLREEGYRAITDPPVPLSLREKPQKVGVFVHYDEGLVSFYNVEARSHIYSFTGCTFTEKLYPFFSPGNNYTGKNSSPLVIIPVDVTD; encoded by the exons ATGTTTTCTCTTAAGGAGGAGACTATGgggactgaggaggaggagaaggagagggagagtgtcTCTAAAAAGGTGATGGAAGttaaagaggaggaagaagattcTGAGGGACTTTCTGATCTGAAGAAGAACCCTAAAACTAAAAATCTGATCTCTGAACTGAAGAACATCTCTAAGTTAAACTCAGACTTGGAGCAGAAGAACTCTAATCTTAAACATGATGTTCGTGAACTCAGTAAGAAGAATGCTGCGTTAAAACAAGAGGCAACATTTGAGAAAGAACTGATGGACATCAGAAATGCTGACATGAATAAGATCATAGCTACTCTCATCTCAGACCCACAGcaacagagagaggctgagtaTGTGAGAAGAAACCTGAAGAATATGACCATGGACTATG TGGATGTGACTCTAGATCCTGATACAGCACATCCCAAACTCATCCTGTCTGAAGACGGGAGACAAGTTAGATGTGGAGACACAAAACAGGATCTCCCTGATAACCCAGAGAGGTTTGATACTGTTCCCTGTATCCTGGGAAAGGAAGGCTTCTCCTCAGGGAGATTCTACTATGAGGTGCAGGTGAAGGAGAAGACTGGGTGGATTTTAGGAGTGGTCAGAGAGTCCATCAACAGGAAGGGGGAGATTACAGTGAGCCCTGAGAATGGAAACTGGACTGTGTTGCTGAGGGAGGAAGGGTACAGGGCTATCACTGacccccctgtccctctctccctgagaGAGAAGCCCCAGAAGGTGGGGGTGTTTGTGCATTATGATGAGGGTCTGGTCTCCTTCTacaatgtggaggccaggtctcaTATCTACTCTTTCACTGGCTGCACCTTCACTGAGAAACTCTATCCATTCTTCAGCCCTGGTAATAATTACACTGGTAAAAACTCATCCCCACTGGTCATCATTCCTGTAGatgtcactgactga
- the LOC115203365 gene encoding E3 ubiquitin-protein ligase TRIM39 isoform X2 — translation METEEEERETGSKNKKIIEEEEDFDEEISYLKNNFELKKENSELKKENCELKKDNSDLEKENFELMKNISELKHDVGELSKENAVLKQDKEVVDMRVADLNKIIATLISDPQQQREAEYVRRNLKNMTTDYVDVTLDPDTAHPKLILSEDGRQVRCGDTKQDLPDNPERFDTVPCILGKEGFSSGRFYYEVQVKEKTGWILGVVRESINRKGEITVSPENGNWTVLLREEGYRAITDPPVPLSLREKPQKVGVFVHYDEGLVSFYNVEARSHIYSFTGCTFTEKLYPFFSPGNNYTGKNSSPLVIIPVDVTD, via the exons ATggagactgaggaggaggagagggagactggCTCTAAAAATAAGAAGATAATAGAGGAAGAAGAAGATTTTGATGAAGAAATCTCTTATCTGAAGAATAACTTTGAGCTGAAGAAGGAGAACTCTGAGCTGAAGAAAGAGAACTGTGAGCTGAAGAAGGATAACTCTGATCTGGAGAAGGAGAACTTTGAGCTGATGAAGAATATCTCTGAGCTTAAACATGATGTTGGTGAGCTCAGTAAGGAGAATGCTGTGCTAAAACAAGATAAAGAAGTGGTGGACATGAGAGTTGCTGATCTGAATAAGATCATAGCTACTCTCATCTCAGACCCACAGcaacagagagaggctgagtaTGTGAGAAGAAACCTGAAGAATATGACCACGGACTATG TGGATGTGACTCTAGATCCTGATACAGCACATCCCAAACTCATCCTGTCTGAAGACGGGAGACAAGTTAGATGTGGAGACACAAAACAGGATCTCCCTGATAACCCAGAGAGGTTTGATACTGTTCCCTGTATCCTGGGAAAGGAAGGCTTCTCCTCAGGGAGATTCTACTATGAGGTGCAGGTGAAGGAGAAGACTGGGTGGATTTTAGGAGTGGTCAGAGAGTCCATCAACAGGAAGGGGGAGATTACAGTGAGCCCTGAGAATGGAAACTGGACTGTGTTGCTGAGGGAGGAAGGGTACAGGGCTATCACTGacccccctgtccctctctccctgagaGAGAAGCCCCAGAAGGTGGGGGTGTTTGTGCATTATGATGAGGGTCTGGTCTCCTTCTacaatgtggaggccaggtctcaTATCTACTCTTTCACTGGCTGCACCTTCACTGAGAAACTCTATCCATTCTTCAGCCCTGGTAATAATTACACTGGTAAAAACTCATCCCCACTGGTCATCATTCCTGTAGatgtcactgactga
- the LOC115203365 gene encoding E3 ubiquitin-protein ligase TRIM39 isoform X3: protein MGTEEEEKERESVSKKVMEVKEEEEDSEGLSDLKKNPKTKNLISELKNISKLNSDLEQKNSNLKHDVRELSKKNAALKQEATFEKELMDIRNADMNKIIATLISDPQQQREAEYVRRNLKNMTMDYVDVTLDPDTAHPKLILSEDGRQVRCGDTKQDLPDNPERFDTVPCILGKEGFSSGRFYYEVQVKEKTGWILGVVRESINRKGEITVSPENGNWTVLLREEGYRAITDPPVPLSLREKPQKVGVFVHYDEGLVSFYNVEARSHIYSFTGCTFTEKLYPFFSPGNNYTGKNSSPLVIIPVDVTD, encoded by the exons ATGgggactgaggaggaggagaaggagagggagagtgtcTCTAAAAAGGTGATGGAAGttaaagaggaggaagaagattcTGAGGGACTTTCTGATCTGAAGAAGAACCCTAAAACTAAAAATCTGATCTCTGAACTGAAGAACATCTCTAAGTTAAACTCAGACTTGGAGCAGAAGAACTCTAATCTTAAACATGATGTTCGTGAACTCAGTAAGAAGAATGCTGCGTTAAAACAAGAGGCAACATTTGAGAAAGAACTGATGGACATCAGAAATGCTGACATGAATAAGATCATAGCTACTCTCATCTCAGACCCACAGcaacagagagaggctgagtaTGTGAGAAGAAACCTGAAGAATATGACCATGGACTATG TGGATGTGACTCTAGATCCTGATACAGCACATCCCAAACTCATCCTGTCTGAAGACGGGAGACAAGTTAGATGTGGAGACACAAAACAGGATCTCCCTGATAACCCAGAGAGGTTTGATACTGTTCCCTGTATCCTGGGAAAGGAAGGCTTCTCCTCAGGGAGATTCTACTATGAGGTGCAGGTGAAGGAGAAGACTGGGTGGATTTTAGGAGTGGTCAGAGAGTCCATCAACAGGAAGGGGGAGATTACAGTGAGCCCTGAGAATGGAAACTGGACTGTGTTGCTGAGGGAGGAAGGGTACAGGGCTATCACTGacccccctgtccctctctccctgagaGAGAAGCCCCAGAAGGTGGGGGTGTTTGTGCATTATGATGAGGGTCTGGTCTCCTTCTacaatgtggaggccaggtctcaTATCTACTCTTTCACTGGCTGCACCTTCACTGAGAAACTCTATCCATTCTTCAGCCCTGGTAATAATTACACTGGTAAAAACTCATCCCCACTGGTCATCATTCCTGTAGatgtcactgactga